Proteins co-encoded in one Kribbella solani genomic window:
- a CDS encoding neutral zinc metallopeptidase has translation MKFNPDADLDTSGIEDTRGSGGGRGGGGLPGGMIPVGGGIGGIILLVVILLLTGGLPGGGGSDQPAVQNTAAGNLNSCKKGTDLQSNSDCRFVFYQNSIQTFWATELPRRGKKYTPAPMRVFSGSVNTGCGPATSAVGPFYCPPDKRVYLDLGFFQTLQTDLGARGGEFAEAYVIAHEYGHHVQNLYGILNRIKSRNGPTSDSVRSELQADCLAGVWTHHATTVPGKNGKPLITDLTQDDIARGLDAAASVGDDRIQQKTQGQVTPESFSHGTAAQRMRWFTKGMDTGDMTACDTWTASSL, from the coding sequence GTGAAATTCAACCCGGATGCGGATCTCGACACCAGCGGTATCGAGGACACCCGCGGCAGCGGCGGCGGCCGTGGCGGCGGCGGTCTGCCCGGCGGCATGATCCCGGTCGGCGGCGGCATCGGCGGCATCATCCTGCTGGTCGTCATCCTGCTCCTCACCGGCGGCCTGCCGGGCGGAGGTGGCAGCGACCAGCCGGCCGTACAGAACACGGCCGCCGGCAACCTCAACTCCTGCAAGAAGGGCACCGACCTGCAGTCCAACTCGGACTGCAGGTTCGTCTTCTACCAGAACTCGATCCAGACCTTCTGGGCGACCGAGCTCCCGCGGCGCGGGAAGAAGTACACGCCGGCGCCGATGCGCGTCTTCAGCGGCTCGGTGAACACCGGCTGCGGTCCGGCGACCAGCGCGGTCGGGCCGTTCTACTGCCCGCCGGACAAGCGCGTGTACCTGGATCTCGGGTTCTTCCAGACCCTGCAAACGGACCTCGGCGCCCGCGGCGGCGAGTTCGCGGAGGCGTACGTGATCGCGCACGAGTACGGCCATCACGTCCAGAACCTGTACGGCATCCTGAACCGGATCAAGTCCCGCAACGGCCCCACGTCGGACTCCGTACGCTCCGAGCTCCAGGCCGACTGCCTCGCCGGCGTGTGGACCCACCACGCCACGACGGTCCCCGGCAAGAACGGCAAACCGCTGATCACCGACCTCACCCAGGACGACATCGCCCGCGGCCTCGACGCCGCCGCCTCCGTAGGCGACGACCGAATCCAGCAGAAGACCCAGGGCCAGGTAACCCCCGAATCCTTCAGCCACGGCACCGCGGCCCAACGCATGCGCTGGTTCACCAAAGGCATGGACACCGGCGACATGACCGCCTGCGACACCTGGACCGCGAGCTCCCTGTGA
- a CDS encoding class I SAM-dependent methyltransferase → MDNETAKDVVRRGYDTLGRRYDLVYDSETKYRDWLDEILDRLPSNGQVLDLGCGSGVPVARALTEAGHQVTGVDLSEMQVNRARSQVPTATFIHADATKLDLPPASFDAVLSFYTLIHIPLDEQQALLRRVASWLRPGGFFVATVGSTAWTGTQDNWLGGDIPMWWSHPDAATTRTWLKHAGLLVQTEDFIPEGTNGHTLFWANRY, encoded by the coding sequence ATGGACAACGAAACCGCCAAGGACGTGGTCCGCCGCGGGTACGACACGCTCGGCCGCCGGTACGACCTCGTGTACGACAGCGAGACGAAGTACCGCGACTGGCTCGACGAGATCCTCGACCGCTTACCCAGCAACGGCCAAGTACTCGACCTGGGCTGCGGCTCAGGCGTACCAGTGGCCCGCGCCCTGACCGAGGCGGGTCACCAGGTGACCGGAGTCGACCTCAGCGAGATGCAGGTGAACCGAGCACGATCTCAAGTGCCAACGGCAACCTTCATCCACGCCGACGCCACCAAACTCGACCTACCCCCGGCGTCCTTCGATGCGGTGCTGTCGTTCTACACACTCATCCACATCCCACTCGACGAACAACAAGCCCTGCTTCGCCGCGTGGCCAGTTGGCTCCGCCCCGGCGGATTCTTCGTCGCAACCGTCGGCTCCACAGCCTGGACCGGCACCCAGGACAACTGGCTCGGCGGCGACATCCCCATGTGGTGGAGCCACCCCGACGCCGCCACCACCCGAACCTGGCTCAAACACGCCGGCCTCCTCGTACAAACCGAAGACTTCATCCCGGAAGGCACCAACGGCCACACCCTCTTCTGGGCCAACCGCTACTGA